Proteins co-encoded in one Dehalococcoidales bacterium genomic window:
- a CDS encoding 4Fe-4S dicluster domain-containing protein, whose translation MPLPVQRDIKEIETILNEVLNTRCPPVGRCRLLSSGFGTAHSLNIAEAIAGHKECLGCGNCVDICPMLSREPGRRDRTHQRTSMALESIVGEDCDLCDACILACPQVDTTIKNYVVNHRLVEVMSRLEQRINDDNEPDIDLFLEEALDS comes from the coding sequence ATGCCGCTGCCCGTCCAGAGAGATATTAAAGAAATAGAAACCATACTGAATGAAGTCCTCAACACCCGCTGTCCCCCGGTGGGCCGCTGCCGCCTGCTTTCCAGCGGCTTCGGCACCGCTCACTCGCTCAATATCGCAGAAGCCATCGCCGGCCACAAGGAGTGCCTGGGCTGCGGCAACTGCGTGGATATCTGCCCCATGCTCTCCCGCGAGCCCGGACGCCGTGACAGGACCCATCAGCGCACTTCCATGGCGCTGGAAAGCATCGTCGGGGAGGACTGTGATTTGTGTGATGCCTGTATCCTCGCCTGCCCCCAGGTGGATACGACCATTAAGAATTACGTGGTCAATCACCGTTTGGTGGAGGTAATGTCCCGCCTGGAGCAGCGCATCAATGATGACAATGAGCCGGACATAGATTTATTTCTGGAAGAAGCCCTTGATAGTTAA
- a CDS encoding FAD-binding protein — protein sequence MYPAYLEENIHIVEDTRVRRLIENRPPLDESDKKALLRKYHPDNIKSSMRKLKVGVNQGDSAPVELADLLEGNSRIDPKKFDPSSPNYNVDVLVIGCGGAGASAALLAHEAGARVLVTTKLRLGDANTVGAQAGTQAADRPEDSPAIHYLDTMGGGHFENIPDLVEVLVKDAPDAIRWLEKLGVNWDKAPDGSMHELSGGGTSRRRLHSARDYTGLEEMRVLRDEIRNKKINYLEYTAAVELILDDKGQIAGAILLNMETEELIVARARAVILATGGSGRLHIQDFPTTNHYGATADGLVLAYRAGAGLIFIDSMQYHPTGAVYPLQILGQLVTEKVRTLGAQLVNSRGEQFIMPLEPRDVVTSAIIRECRERQRCMKTPNGDSGVWLDSPMIDVIRGPGTIARELPAMVRQFRRFNIDITREPILVYPTLHYQNGGIKIDTEGATNVPGLFAAGECSGGVHGRNRLIGNSTLELFVFGRRAGLAAARYAKEVKRGSPTLEHVRRWQEELQQAGIRDQRPVSPRLLPDYTRRTGGYTSAVFQP from the coding sequence ATGTACCCAGCTTACCTTGAAGAAAACATCCATATCGTCGAGGACACACGCGTCCGGCGGCTCATTGAGAACCGGCCGCCCCTTGACGAGTCGGATAAAAAAGCCCTGCTGCGCAAGTACCACCCGGACAATATCAAGTCCAGCATGCGCAAGCTCAAGGTAGGCGTTAACCAGGGCGATAGCGCCCCCGTGGAGCTGGCCGACCTCCTGGAAGGCAACAGCCGCATCGACCCCAAGAAATTCGACCCTTCCAGCCCCAATTACAATGTGGACGTGCTGGTCATCGGCTGCGGCGGGGCGGGCGCCTCGGCGGCCCTGTTGGCCCACGAAGCCGGCGCCAGGGTCCTGGTCACCACCAAGCTGCGCCTCGGCGACGCCAATACCGTCGGCGCGCAGGCGGGCACTCAGGCCGCGGACAGGCCTGAAGATTCCCCCGCCATCCATTACCTGGACACTATGGGCGGCGGCCATTTTGAAAATATCCCGGACTTGGTGGAAGTGCTGGTGAAAGACGCCCCGGACGCTATCCGGTGGCTGGAAAAGCTGGGGGTGAACTGGGACAAAGCGCCGGATGGTTCCATGCACGAGCTTTCCGGCGGCGGCACCTCCCGGCGGCGCCTGCACTCCGCGCGTGATTACACCGGACTGGAAGAAATGCGCGTCCTGCGCGATGAAATCAGGAATAAAAAAATCAACTATCTGGAATATACCGCCGCCGTGGAGCTGATTCTGGACGATAAAGGCCAGATAGCCGGCGCCATCCTGCTCAACATGGAAACGGAAGAGCTGATTGTCGCCCGAGCCAGGGCGGTCATCCTGGCTACCGGCGGCAGCGGCCGCCTGCATATTCAGGACTTCCCCACCACCAACCACTACGGCGCTACCGCGGACGGGCTGGTGCTGGCTTACCGCGCCGGCGCCGGGCTTATTTTTATCGACTCCATGCAGTATCATCCCACCGGGGCGGTCTATCCCCTCCAGATTCTGGGGCAGCTCGTTACGGAAAAGGTCAGGACGCTGGGCGCCCAGCTGGTGAACAGCCGCGGCGAGCAGTTTATCATGCCCCTGGAGCCGCGTGATGTCGTCACCTCGGCCATTATCCGGGAGTGCCGGGAGCGGCAGCGCTGTATGAAGACCCCCAACGGCGATTCCGGCGTCTGGCTTGATTCCCCGATGATTGATGTTATCCGTGGCCCCGGCACCATCGCCCGCGAGCTCCCCGCCATGGTGCGCCAGTTCCGCCGCTTTAATATCGATATTACCCGCGAGCCTATCCTGGTCTATCCCACCCTGCATTACCAGAACGGCGGCATTAAGATAGATACGGAAGGGGCCACCAATGTGCCCGGACTCTTTGCCGCCGGCGAATGCAGCGGCGGGGTGCACGGCCGCAACCGCCTTATCGGCAACTCTACTTTGGAGCTGTTCGTCTTTGGCCGGCGAGCCGGCCTGGCCGCCGCCAGGTACGCTAAAGAGGTGAAAAGGGGCAGCCCCACCCTGGAGCACGTCCGCCGCTGGCAGGAAGAGCTTCAGCAGGCCGGCATCCGTGACCAGCGCCCCGTTTCCCCGCGTCTGCTGCCGGACTACACCCGGCGTACCGGCGGCTATACCAGCGCCGTGTTCCAGCCGTAG
- a CDS encoding 4Fe-4S dicluster domain-containing protein: protein MAEQARLIDIYIMGKYYQVPEGLTILTALEYSGYRAIRGCGCRAGFCGACATIYNFRNDPQLRYDLACQKTVEPDMCLVQIPYFPAVKAVYDLEKIPADGDNVKALYPDIVKCYGCNTCTKTCPQELEVMWWMTDALRGDIKAVADKSFDCLMCGLCAARCPQGLTPYYVALLCRRLNGRYLTPPAAHVAGRVAEIASGKYDAEITALKTAGEQELRRRYNERDIEPALEQSRE, encoded by the coding sequence ATGGCGGAACAAGCAAGACTAATTGATATCTATATCATGGGCAAGTACTACCAGGTGCCGGAAGGGCTTACCATCCTCACCGCCCTGGAGTACAGCGGCTACCGGGCCATACGCGGCTGCGGCTGCCGCGCCGGTTTCTGCGGCGCCTGCGCCACCATCTATAATTTCCGTAACGACCCCCAGCTGCGGTATGACCTCGCCTGCCAGAAGACCGTGGAACCGGACATGTGCCTGGTGCAGATTCCCTACTTCCCGGCGGTCAAGGCCGTCTATGACCTGGAGAAAATCCCCGCTGACGGCGATAATGTCAAAGCCCTCTACCCGGATATCGTCAAATGCTACGGGTGCAATACCTGCACCAAGACCTGCCCCCAGGAGCTGGAGGTGATGTGGTGGATGACGGACGCTTTAAGGGGGGATATTAAAGCCGTGGCGGACAAATCGTTCGATTGCCTGATGTGCGGCCTCTGCGCGGCGCGCTGTCCCCAGGGGCTTACCCCGTATTACGTCGCCCTTTTATGCCGCCGTCTCAACGGCCGATATCTAACCCCGCCCGCCGCCCACGTGGCCGGCCGCGTCGCGGAAATAGCCTCCGGTAAATATGATGCTGAAATAACGGCGCTGAAAACCGCCGGTGAACAAGAGCTCCGCCGCCGCTACAACGAGCGGGACATCGAGCCGGCGCTGGAGCAGTCCCGGGAATAG
- the pyrR gene encoding bifunctional pyr operon transcriptional regulator/uracil phosphoribosyltransferase PyrR gives MPEKIVMNAEDIRRTLARIAHEIIERNTVVENLLLVGLHTRGVPLARRLAQNIEMYEKSSLNMGSLDFSLYRDDLSPSEAGTSLKHTDIPSDINGKSVILVDDVLYTGRSIRAAMDALIDLGRPRSIQLAVLIDRGHREMPIRADYVGKNIPSARHEDIQVRLTETDGRDEVAIVSLPNGKAGIAQTEKLESR, from the coding sequence ATGCCTGAAAAAATTGTCATGAACGCGGAGGACATCCGCCGCACCCTCGCCCGGATAGCCCACGAGATTATCGAGCGCAACACGGTAGTGGAAAACCTTTTGCTGGTGGGGCTGCATACGCGGGGCGTTCCTTTAGCGCGGCGGCTGGCACAGAACATCGAGATGTACGAGAAGTCCAGCCTGAATATGGGGTCGCTGGACTTCAGCCTCTACCGCGACGACCTGTCACCATCAGAAGCCGGCACCTCCCTAAAGCATACGGACATACCGTCCGATATCAACGGAAAGTCGGTCATACTGGTGGATGACGTGCTCTACACCGGGCGCAGCATCCGCGCCGCCATGGACGCGCTGATAGACCTGGGACGGCCGCGCTCCATACAGCTGGCGGTACTTATCGACCGGGGGCACCGGGAAATGCCCATCCGGGCGGACTACGTAGGCAAGAACATACCCAGCGCCCGCCACGAAGACATCCAGGTGCGCCTGACGGAAACCGACGGCCGGGACGAGGTGGCTATCGTCAGCCTGCCCAACGGCAAAGCGGGCATAGCCCAGACGGAAAAGCTCGAGTCCCGATAG
- the pyrB gene encoding aspartate carbamoyltransferase, whose amino-acid sequence MTLANRSLVTIDDLSNGEILSLFSLASEMSANMKDQYGLCRGKVMASLFFEPSTRTRLSFEAAMHRLGGSVITASDVGASSLAKGESISDTARIVGSYADIIVIRHPWEGAAKVVADYAGIPVINAGDGGHQHPTQTLLDLYTIIKERQNIKGLKIALWGDLKYGRTTHSLIFALARFGADILFCPTPGLEVPRHVIEKLVTEYGGEVERLEESARQNSENLFPIDAIYTTPNSPHQLAMMPDISVQVELKGGVDALYVTRPQKERFTATEQGEDLKHKYPVVNKKLLEGKAFRKTLVMHPLPRVDELAYDIDGDERSMYFKQAARGVPVRMALLAALLGVKELAVPEVETPPPVPYPLYRQEPAPVCPNPRCVSIQSTETKYLKPQYKIVSKRPLTLRCVYCEHGFEPKYVASTDWHEHTQEMKKYHSADSHWAKDIRPENLIVFASEEEAQSYGFKPSHFAGGNR is encoded by the coding sequence ATGACACTGGCCAACAGAAGCCTGGTGACCATAGATGACCTCTCCAACGGGGAAATCCTGTCCCTTTTCTCCCTGGCCAGTGAAATGTCCGCCAACATGAAAGACCAGTACGGACTCTGCCGCGGCAAAGTCATGGCCTCGCTGTTCTTCGAGCCGAGCACCCGCACCCGCCTCTCCTTCGAGGCGGCGATGCACCGGCTGGGCGGCTCGGTTATCACCGCGTCCGACGTGGGCGCCAGCTCCCTGGCCAAGGGGGAAAGCATCTCCGATACGGCCAGGATAGTAGGCAGCTACGCGGATATCATCGTCATACGGCACCCCTGGGAAGGGGCGGCTAAAGTGGTGGCGGACTACGCCGGCATACCGGTCATCAACGCCGGGGACGGCGGGCACCAGCACCCCACCCAGACGCTGCTCGACCTTTACACCATCATCAAGGAAAGGCAGAACATCAAAGGACTGAAAATAGCCCTCTGGGGCGATTTGAAATACGGGCGCACCACCCACTCCCTGATTTTCGCGCTGGCGCGGTTCGGGGCGGACATACTCTTTTGCCCCACCCCCGGCCTGGAAGTGCCGCGCCATGTAATCGAAAAACTGGTGACGGAATACGGCGGGGAGGTAGAAAGGCTGGAGGAATCCGCGCGGCAAAACAGCGAAAACCTCTTCCCCATCGACGCTATTTACACCACCCCCAACAGCCCGCACCAGCTGGCGATGATGCCGGATATCAGCGTCCAGGTGGAGCTCAAGGGCGGCGTGGACGCCCTGTACGTTACCCGACCCCAAAAGGAAAGATTCACGGCCACGGAACAGGGGGAGGACCTCAAACACAAATACCCGGTGGTGAACAAAAAACTGCTGGAAGGCAAGGCGTTCCGCAAGACTTTGGTGATGCATCCGCTGCCCCGGGTGGACGAGCTGGCTTACGATATCGACGGGGACGAGCGGAGCATGTACTTCAAGCAGGCCGCCCGCGGCGTGCCGGTGCGCATGGCGCTGCTGGCCGCCCTGCTGGGCGTTAAGGAACTGGCCGTGCCGGAGGTGGAAACGCCGCCGCCGGTACCCTATCCCCTCTACCGCCAGGAGCCGGCGCCGGTATGCCCCAACCCAAGGTGTGTATCCATACAGTCGACGGAGACCAAGTACCTCAAGCCGCAGTACAAAATAGTGAGCAAACGGCCGCTGACGCTGCGCTGCGTTTACTGCGAGCACGGCTTCGAGCCCAAGTACGTGGCCAGCACGGACTGGCACGAGCACACCCAGGAGATGAAGAAGTACCACAGCGCGGACAGCCACTGGGCCAAGGATATCCGCCCGGAGAACCTGATTGTCTTCGCCTCCGAGGAGGAAGCGCAGTCCTACGGCTTCAAGCCGAGTCACTTTGCGGGAGGGAACCGGTAA
- a CDS encoding dihydroorotase, with product MADSLLIREGRVIDPAQDIDKTANVLVKEGKIAWLGEGNPPQEDYYVLDAGGLIVCPGFIDLHCHLRQPGGEAKETIATGTAAAARGGFTTLCCMPNTTPPLDSADMLNYVRTIAAREGIVRVFPIGCVTLGRKGEDLADFSEMEMNGAVAFSDDGSPVSNKEILRRALEYSRDFQRPIIDHCENISLTEGGQVNEGVVSLEMGLRGIPASAEELIVKRDIELAKETGGHIHIAHVSTETSADLIRNAKEEGIHVTAEVTPHHLTLTEEDVLKYGSLAKVNPPLRTKRDTIALLRALNDGVIDIVATDHAPHTKADKACVFSQAAFGISGLETALGALCGLIFQSELTLNNMIAALTMGPAHVLGYQKLGTLETGAPADICIFDLHKEWTVDTDQFASKGKNTPLAGRTLKGKVMGTIYMGNPVYLDESLRIRERFEV from the coding sequence ATGGCAGACTCACTACTCATCCGGGAAGGGCGGGTAATAGACCCGGCCCAGGATATTGACAAGACCGCTAATGTCCTGGTGAAGGAGGGGAAAATAGCCTGGCTGGGGGAGGGCAACCCGCCGCAGGAGGACTATTACGTGCTGGACGCGGGGGGCCTGATTGTCTGCCCCGGCTTCATAGATTTACACTGTCACCTGCGGCAGCCGGGCGGGGAGGCTAAGGAAACTATAGCCACGGGGACGGCGGCGGCGGCGCGGGGCGGCTTTACCACCCTGTGCTGCATGCCCAACACCACTCCCCCGCTGGACAGCGCCGACATGCTCAACTACGTGCGGACTATCGCGGCGCGGGAGGGCATCGTGCGGGTTTTCCCCATCGGCTGCGTGACATTGGGACGCAAAGGCGAAGACCTGGCGGACTTTAGTGAAATGGAGATGAACGGCGCGGTGGCTTTCAGCGATGACGGCTCCCCGGTGAGCAATAAAGAAATCCTGCGCCGGGCGCTGGAGTACAGCCGCGACTTCCAGCGGCCTATCATCGACCACTGTGAAAACATATCCCTCACCGAGGGCGGACAGGTCAACGAGGGGGTGGTATCGCTGGAGATGGGGCTGCGCGGCATACCGGCTTCCGCGGAGGAGCTTATCGTCAAGCGGGACATCGAGCTGGCCAAAGAGACCGGCGGACATATCCACATCGCCCACGTGAGCACGGAAACATCGGCGGATTTAATCCGCAACGCCAAGGAAGAGGGCATCCACGTTACCGCCGAGGTCACACCCCACCACCTCACCCTGACCGAGGAAGACGTTTTAAAGTACGGCTCCCTGGCCAAGGTTAACCCTCCCCTGCGCACCAAGCGGGATACGATAGCCCTGCTGCGGGCCTTGAACGACGGTGTGATAGACATCGTGGCGACAGACCACGCCCCGCATACCAAGGCGGATAAAGCCTGCGTTTTCAGCCAGGCGGCCTTCGGCATCAGCGGACTGGAAACGGCGCTGGGGGCGCTGTGCGGCCTGATTTTCCAGAGCGAGCTGACCCTGAACAACATGATAGCGGCGCTGACCATGGGGCCGGCGCACGTCCTGGGCTACCAGAAGCTGGGCACGCTGGAGACCGGCGCGCCGGCGGACATCTGCATCTTCGACCTGCACAAGGAGTGGACGGTGGACACGGACCAGTTCGCGTCTAAAGGCAAGAATACGCCCCTGGCGGGGCGGACGCTGAAGGGCAAGGTCATGGGGACTATTTACATGGGCAACCCGGTTTACCTGGACGAGTCTTTACGCATCAGGGAGAGATTTGAAGTATAA
- a CDS encoding GNAT family N-acetyltransferase, which yields MKYKVELMKLDRHADLLEFWKDMPGVWLSDDDSYESMAVYLKRNPDTNYVVLNGDEIIGTVKCSHDGRRGYIHHLAVKEEYRKQGIARELVDRCINGLKEQVINKYRVFVLDSNPAAIAFWKHIGFEEQVYDYRTLQKNS from the coding sequence TTGAAGTATAAAGTGGAGCTGATGAAACTGGACAGGCACGCGGATTTGCTGGAGTTCTGGAAGGATATGCCCGGCGTCTGGCTCAGCGATGATGACAGCTATGAAAGCATGGCGGTTTACTTAAAAAGAAATCCGGACACCAACTACGTGGTATTAAACGGAGATGAAATCATAGGCACAGTCAAATGCAGTCATGATGGCCGGAGGGGCTATATCCACCACCTGGCGGTGAAAGAGGAATACCGGAAACAGGGCATCGCCAGAGAGCTGGTAGACAGGTGCATCAACGGGCTGAAGGAGCAGGTCATAAATAAATACCGGGTGTTCGTGCTGGACAGCAACCCGGCGGCGATAGCGTTCTGGAAGCACATCGGATTTGAGGAACAGGTATATGATTACCGGACTTTACAGAAGAATAGCTGA
- the carA gene encoding glutamine-hydrolyzing carbamoyl-phosphate synthase small subunit: MAKPAILVLADGSTYEGYSFGAATDAVGEAVFNTSMAGYQEMLTDPSYAGQILMPTYPLIGNYGTNAEDGESRRIQVRGFAVREKCDLPSHYLNNNTVHAYLAAGGIPGIWGLDTRAITRRLRSAGVMMGMITSTKTPAEALAAIRNAPDYGDIDFVREVTTEKPYGWGDNGNDLPYHVVALDCGLKYNILRLLAHHGCRSTVVPCTASAEEILALEPDGILLSPGPGDPDKLDYLMNTVKKLIGKKPMMGICLGNQMINRAFGGKHFKLKFGHRGGNHPVRDLASGRIHITAQNHGYAADPSTIGQDLEVTHINLNDGTVEGLRHKELPIFAVQYHSEASPGPLDNVYLFRQFVENIKQGKS, encoded by the coding sequence ATGGCTAAACCGGCAATACTAGTCCTGGCGGACGGCTCTACCTACGAGGGGTACTCCTTCGGGGCGGCGACGGACGCAGTCGGCGAGGCGGTCTTTAACACCAGCATGGCGGGCTACCAGGAAATGCTCACGGACCCGTCCTACGCCGGCCAGATTTTAATGCCCACCTACCCGCTCATCGGGAACTATGGCACCAACGCGGAAGACGGGGAGTCAAGACGCATCCAGGTGCGGGGCTTCGCGGTGCGGGAAAAGTGCGATTTACCCAGTCATTACCTTAATAATAATACCGTCCACGCTTACCTGGCGGCGGGCGGCATACCGGGGATATGGGGACTGGATACCCGCGCCATCACGCGGCGGCTACGCTCGGCGGGGGTGATGATGGGCATGATAACGTCCACCAAAACGCCGGCCGAGGCTTTAGCGGCCATCCGGAACGCGCCCGACTACGGGGACATCGACTTCGTCCGGGAGGTGACCACGGAAAAGCCCTACGGGTGGGGCGATAACGGCAACGACCTGCCCTATCATGTGGTCGCCCTGGACTGCGGGCTGAAATACAACATTTTAAGACTGCTGGCGCATCACGGCTGCCGCAGCACGGTAGTCCCCTGCACGGCGTCGGCGGAAGAAATCCTCGCCCTTGAGCCGGACGGCATACTGCTTTCCCCCGGCCCCGGCGACCCGGACAAGCTGGACTACCTGATGAACACGGTGAAAAAGCTCATCGGTAAGAAGCCGATGATGGGCATCTGCCTGGGCAACCAGATGATTAACCGGGCCTTCGGCGGGAAGCACTTCAAGCTGAAGTTCGGGCACCGCGGCGGCAACCACCCGGTCAGAGACCTGGCCAGCGGGCGCATCCACATCACCGCCCAGAACCACGGCTACGCCGCCGACCCCTCCACCATCGGCCAAGACCTGGAGGTAACGCATATCAACCTGAACGACGGCACGGTGGAAGGCCTGCGGCATAAAGAGTTGCCCATCTTCGCCGTGCAGTACCATTCCGAGGCATCGCCCGGGCCTCTTGACAACGTTTACCTGTTCCGGCAGTTCGTGGAGAACATCAAACAAGGAAAGTCCTGA